From Quercus lobata isolate SW786 chromosome 11, ValleyOak3.0 Primary Assembly, whole genome shotgun sequence:
aagtgttttttttttttttttttttaaattcaattgatcaaacaataattcataaaaaaatagtaagcattaagaataagaattaaacactcaatcatggaaatattaaaaataaaataactcagaaaataaattatgtattCATTGCTAGACTACATCGCtgctctagaaaataaaatttagttcataataaaattgaaaagaaaacaaataaaacttatgtCTTTCATCTGAACTGGTTGATCAACATGAAGCTCTCGCCCTTGTCCTCAGATCCTCCTCTTCAGAAAGACTCccacaagcaaattcttctATGCGGCGTCCCCctattttttctgttttgctcTCTATCTATATCACACAAAGATACAGGCACTTCAAAGAGAAGCCGCCTGACTCTATGAAAATTCCTAATACAAGTGAAACTAGGATTGTAAGCCACACACTACACTTCAAGTTGTGCCCAGCCGAAACCAAAGACTAGCCCAAGAGTGTTTGTGTTTCAATAAGAAATATAGAGGGCCACCAACAATTAACAAATGTTTATTTAAACCTCAAGTCCATGTATCTCTTCCACATGAATAAGCTCCCTATCAATTACTTCTTTTCTTTGCTCCTTCACATATCTCCAGGTCCTTCAGGTTGGGTTAGCAACTGACTTAGCTCCACTTAGCCtgtaaagcccttgttaccCTTTTGATTTCATGTGCTTTTTGTGGGCCAGGCCGAATCTTGCTAATGGTCATACGGCTATTGTTGGGCCACATAAGAAATAAATGTGCTGTTGAATAAAGGGGTCAAACATCAAGGAATCTCCCAAGTTGAAGTGCAAATTATGGCCCATTGAAATAAAACACTATTCAAGTCAACCAAGTTTAAGATGTAGATTGATCTGAAATCTTCTTATTCCTTCAAAGcacaaatgaatagataaatattaaaaaaaaaaaatcaaatcaaatcaaaagaaataaaggaaaactaacaattttaataaataagaggataataaaaatcatgtaaaaattacacttaTCACTTTACTTGGTGGTGGTCTGCTTGAATTTGCTGCAGATGGATGTGGTTTACTTGAAACTGAAGCAGATGTTTCAGTTGGTTGTGTGTAGGGTTTGGTTGTTGGCTGCCTCTGTGGCTGCTTTTGTGGCTGGTTGACTTGCTTGATGGGTGGTTGGCTTTCTTGTTGAACAGTTAGCTACCCCACTTATTGCTTGATTGGTTGTCTGCCTGGCTGCATTGTTTACTAGTCTAAGTGGGTGCCTTGCTTGTTGGTTGGCTGTTTTGTTTACTGGTCCAGAGGGGTGCTTTGCTTGCTGGTTGGCTGTCTTGTTTAATGGTCCAGGTGGGTGCTTTGCTTGTTGGTTGGCTGTATGGTTTGTAGATCTAGGTGGCTGCCCTGCTTGAATGTTGGTTGTCTGATTGGCCTTCTTGTTTGCTAATCTTGTTAACTGCCTTGCTTGCTAATTGGTTGTCTGGTTGGCTATTTGGTTGCTTGACTTGTTGGCTGCCTTGTTCATAAATCAGGGTGACTGCCTTGCAAACCTCCTTGGTGGTTGACATGCTGGCTGGCTGGCTAGCTGGTTGCTTGCCTGCCTGCCTGCCTAGTTGGCTGTCTAGTTGGTAAACTAGGATGGCTGCCTTGCAAACCTCCTTGGTGGTTGCCTAGGTGGCTGATTTGTTGGCTGAGGTATAGAAGTTGCACCATGACTTAGTTGGTCAGTGCTTGTTCCATGTCCCTCTTGTCCCTACAAAAAGAATTACCTTGCATCAAAAATAGATTTGTAATATAATTGTCATAGTGAACATATTCTTACTttacttacaattttttttttgcctctcAAATCTCTGTCTCCTTTGCCATGGTGTCTTACCAGTTATTCCAACCTTACACCTCTTTGAATTATGCCCCTCTTTATGGCAAAACCCACATTTTATAGGTCTATTTGACCTAGAAACTTTGTATGGGTTGTTTAGCTCATCtgtatctttctttcttttcattggTGGTCTGCCTGGAGGCTTGTACACAATTGAAGCAACAGGGGTACGTTGGTCAGTTTCAATCCATTCATCTTGGCCAGGCAGTGGGGTAATCATCTCCTTATATGCAGCAACATAGGCATCCTTTATATAGCATACATGCACATAATCCTCAAGCCTCTCCAAATTCTTATAGATTGCTGCAATACCATGTTTACATGGGATTTTTGTCAAATCTCAAACTCTACAACTACAACACTTTTTTGTAAGGTTAACCACATTTCTCTTATACTCATTATCAACCTCATATATAAAGCAACCTGATGGAACAATAGAAAATGACCTAGAATCAACTTTCAATTGCTCAAGCTTCTGCACTATGTTTGTACGTATGTCACTAGTGAATTTTTCAATCCCAGTCCTCTTTCTATACATGTCATCAACTTAATCCTAATCCATTCTAGCATGACAATGATAGGCTTATCCCTAGCTTCTAGTATTATAGAATTAAATGACTCACTAAGATTGTTCACATAACAATCAGAGATGGCCCTTGAAGTGAAATGTGACTTGGTCCATTGGGTTGGTTGGATGTCTGCTAGATAGTCCCATGCTTTTTTGTCCAAGTCCTTCATATCTTGCATTCTCTTCTCAAACTCTTTAATTGTTGTTGCTGCAACACACCTCCATAATGTAGCCTTTAATTCTAAACCCCTGAAGTTTAATTTAAAGTTGCTGTAAATATGCTTCACACAAAATCTATGTTCAACTATTGGTAACAACATCTCCATGGCAGGTATCAATCCGTGGTTATCATAAATACAATCAAAAAACATCCAAGAACAAAAATGAACACCATCTACTTAAGAACAAAAACAGAACTTTCAAAAAGCAAAAATGTAATGACtaagaacaaacaaaaatctcaaaaagaaaGTGAATTGTATTACCTCCTACCTATCTGAAATGAACACCAAATTCAACTCATCAAGCCTCCTAATATCATCTGCAAATGTTTGTAAAAACCACACCCAAGAATCCTTGTTTTCTTGCTCAACTATACCTAATGCAACAGGGAAAATATTCTCATTCCCATCCTTTGCAGTTGCTGATAATATATGTCCACCAAACTTGCCCTTCAAGTGGCAACCATCTAATTCTACTATGTTCTTGAGCTTGgtatagaactcatcaaacgactcattctcctccatcttaatctctttaAAAGCTTGTAGTAGGCCTCTGaaattttgaatccttgacggccttagttccttcataggttgtctggagaatggtccatgcttccttagcagtttcagtaaAGGATATCTTTTTGAATTCCTCATTCGTGACTGCATtgaatagagcattcaatgccctgctgttgaagtttaccgccttgatcttagcattaTCCTAATCGGCCGGCACTTCCGTAGGtttggtccaacctatctccacagcttgccacactttctcatctaaagactgcaagaaagctctcatgcgtactttccagtatgcatagttagtgccatcaaataaaggaggtataataagagactgttctctatccatgacaaacaggggtcaatggatcacacagcaaatattaaccctaatcagagtgtgcttgcTCTAATACACTTGATAAGCCAacaatgtattgaccccttgtgatgaattaattgattaattagccaagtttattaattaatcaaattaacatgaaaaATCCGTGGTatcacaaacaaatcaccaattaaactaaatatgcagcagaaattaaattgacacagtgatttgtttacgaatggggaaaacctacaagGTAAAAACCCCatcaggtgattttaaggtcaccactcccgagaattcactattatcaaaacaagtagttacaagtaaaggaatccgagtaccttataccaacctacagttgaacccttaccctaatacccaattggacttgttctgtagtgacaatcttttattttcaatgcacggctcccagtacgtgactaaccaattgcgcggatcctagtatgcgacttaatcaccaacttgagaagaatgttggctgcaaagttcatCAATTcatcagttcatcacacgatgaagatcacaaaatttcttggtcacaaaaccctaaggtgtacaaacacagcagcttcttcaagagaaatatgaactagggcaaattatgtctccggtcacaatttgcatgaacaagacTTTACTctacacttgtgcaacttgtgtaatctttgacggcccttaaaataattcttatgtatgtttagagttgtgagaaaagaagacctaaacacatactcatggattggatgaaaaacagttttgaaaaactgaatttcataaacctcgatagatagggtatctatcgagctagctgtcgagctttaggCTGCacagctttttaaacctcaataaatgctagctgttgagttttaaaaacctgcactttttcacttgattcttggacagacttgcatggttttaacacttgaacttgaaaccttatttcttgaagtattaaacatatcctagatttacccaattacaagtaaagtgcgttgtGAGGGTCCTTTTTTGGACAGTACCTAGGcccaagtagaaacaaggatcctaggccctttttttgttgtttgatgGACTGGACTTGGTTCACTGCAACTAAATGGGAGCTGATTACAAACCAAGTTGTgtgcaagtcacataaatctcctcaaggcaaaaatgcgattcctcctaagtaataaaataccattataagtgttttagtattATAAAATGACCATTTACTTTTATgaaacaagtaaaataattattcataatattcacaaggagaaagagattgaaatagagcATTTGagacttatcttttattgtgtaaacatttaaaaaaagttcattCACTTGGTAGCCCGGGCGTACTATCGTGGTACCTCGGGCATACTGTCGTAGTTCCTAGGGGTACTAGGCATGTAAGAACTCAGAATGCTGATTCTCTGAactatacaatctttctccatgcttatTATGTAAtagagttttgtcatttcccTTTACTTCTGTAGGTCCTGCATAAGAACACACTATACAATatacatatcttcaaataattgttagtttcttagaatAGGATATACATtctaatacatatacatatatgtaaataaatttcaaaagaatgagccagccacgaggatcctggccccaattctcatagacttagtgcttttgcacaagacttgtgagatttggaactcaagtccaagTAGCTTTGCTTGGGCATTGCCTTCCAAGATAGTCAAGTGAGGAGGATTTTGTGGGAGAGAGTGAAATCTGATGTGTGCATGTTTTTGGCATATGTTTCTTTGGAGGCTAAGTGATATTTTGAATGATCTCAAGGATATGGGACAAATTCCTTCACCTATGCtctcttattttgtttctttctttctcttccttgcTAGGCTATTAAAGCTCTAAGAATATATCTTTTGAACCTCTGAACTATCCCTCTAAATCCCCATTTTTCTCCCCCTCCAAAATCCCCCTTTTCTGCTATGCCTTAGTGTTCCTTTTATAGCAAAGCTAGTCTAGTACCCCGGGCGAGGACGCCCTTGGTCTGCTGGGTAAAACCATGTCCTCTGGGACCTGAAAAGGTGCATTGGGCAGAGATTTAGTTTATTTAGGCAATTATAACTCAAAAGGGGCATTTGACTTTAGCTATAAGTGAAAGATTCCTTTTTGGAAAGTCAAAACAATGGGTGGGCTGCTTAGTGTACTGTGACAGCTTTGTTGAAAATGACAATTGAGAGGAAATTGTGGGGAGGTTTCATGCACATGGGGGAACTAAGTTTTCCATTGGTTCATGCATTCCAAGCAAATATATGAACCAATGGAAACCCTCGAGGTCCTCCTTTCACCAGAAATCACTCCTTATCGACCAAACCATTCCTCCCTTATTATCCACTCGAGATCCCACGGGCTTGGACCATGGGTTACAAAGATAATACCTGATTTTACTGGATTTTTTAATGGCTTTTGTTGGAAATATGAACATACATCTTACTGCATATCCTCTGGTTTAACCGGGATTCTTCTTCTTGCTGCATATCCTCTAGCCTGACTGGGATTCTCTTCTGGCCTAACCGagattctcttcttttttctttattattattattcatttctttttccatctttttgggattttgggcCTTCTTTTGTTAAGACCCATGGTCTTTCCTTACTGTTCATGAAATAggttttcttgtgaaattttggtccTCAACATGCGTTTTATCAaaagattagctaattacataaaatattaacatatgtttctaacattgaatcacatatgtcttaacattaagtgataaaattcatcatttccttACGGTTTCAGATTTTGAGAGGTAGAAGTAATCTAACCAAaatctctcattcttctttaGATCAAAGCTCTAAGCAACTGAATACTTCAATATTTAGATAATACCTAACCATTGGAATCAGCAACATGGAaggccttttttgtttttttgttttttgttttttttttgttttttttttttcctcaagatAAACAAGTCATACCAGGAATTAGTCTAACATAGTAAAGCATATTAAGATTGCATAACAGCAAAACATCCATAATGCAGGAAAAAAAAGTGGAGCACGCACTATCACTTAAAATCAGTAAGAATTAAACAGACTCAAAATGTGGTCACATGTAAATTCTACAAGAATAGGGAACAAGATCCTCTTTGTGCTAATGGATTTCAGGTGGTGTCCCGAGTGTGTTAACACCTCAATAACTTGTAAGTGACATTTCCATGTATAAATCTAGTATATATATCAAAGAGGAGCATGATCTTTCTTCATTTCATggagaaaatagaatttttttttttttagtttcggTGCTAAgttaacaattttaaatttcaaacttcaaacccaACTAAACAATATCACATATCAAGATCCACGCTTTTAATCAAACTATATTTGGGAGatcattaataattaataacaggtgttttgccttttatttaaaAGTATCTATTGCTTTGAGGTTTGAAGGAacccattacatattttagctTCAATGTTGAATTAATTGGGCCATTTTAAAATCTTCAATTCTAAGTTCTCGTTTCATATGTGGCAACCCCAAGCAATAAATCAAGTATCATATAAATGGTTGGTGGGTTGGTGGGTATTCCATAAAAAAGAAGTAATCATATAAATAAGTGGATACAGATGAAGTGGGTTGCAGTATGTGGATCTATGTAGCACGGGTGcaggactcggcaatttttgaaaaaggtgggtgcgggtgcggcaggactcggcgattaaaaaattattaaaaatatttttatttatatttttaatatattgctaagcatacttttttacattatacaaatatataccaaatttaagagcaatagacaatagtagataataactaaaacatgatgttcataaattaaacacaacccacaagattgaaactaaaacattcaTGATGTTcggaaattagaatacaacttgcaaatttgaaactaaaacaaaataaaagatcatcaacaagacaatcaaatactagcatcatcatcaacatcaacatcaataGCTTCACTTCGAACTTCACTTTCACTAGTAGTAACACTAGTGTTAGCATTTCCAATAACCATAGCCTCCAACTCTGGCTCATCAAGTGTAAGGGCTGCATTCTCAAGAATGCCAGCTCCTCCATGTATGTCACTTTCATTCCAAGAGTCTCCTGCAATATCCCACATCTTTGTTGATGTATTTACGTACTCCTCATTGCGCCTTGACAAGAGTCGAAGATTAGAATGCACATAGACCAAATATTCAGCGCGTGCAGGagccattttgtttctttttaaggaatgaatgaatttgtatGTGCTCCAATTCCTCTCAGCACATGAGGATGAACAAGGTTGTCCAAGAAGTTTAAAGGCAAGGGATTGAAGAATTGGAAATGCGGAGCCATGGTATTGCCACCAAACCAAAGGTAGTAAGTCCCACCTATCTGTCAAGGCATCTGGTGAAGGAAACCTCCCTCCTGAGAATGAAGCAAACTCACACTTCACTGCCTTTAATTCACTCTCATTTTCAAAGTATCGATCCAAACACTTGCTCCTTTCCATAGAAATTTCATGATCCCGATGTGGCGAGATGCGTTTTGGATTCTCCGAAAGCCATTCAATGGAGTAATACCTAGTTAAAgagtaaaaaacaaatatagatgAAACGTATGTTTTACTAGAAGAGGAAactaaggaaaatagaaaataaatgtaCTTACTTAGGATTTAAGGAATGAGCCAAGCAATGTAGTGGTGTACAATTTTTAGTCCATCAATCAATGAGTATATCATACACCACACTCCAAAATGAACTATACTCATCATCTTCCAAGCCTTCGTGCCGATATATTGCTGTCTTCACCTTCTCTATCATTGAATCCCACATCTCATACACAAGATGAAGACAAGGCTTATCTGTGTCGGCTACTCGTAGCATATCATAAATAGGTGCTGTGAATTCAAGGATATAGTCAACTTTATCCCACCAAAGATCACTTAGAATCATATCTTTCACCTTTACAGCTTTTCCAACATCATCCTCCCTATAAGAAGCCCATTGCTCACTAATAGCCATGGCTTGAAGGCatctttttatcaacttcaacCTTTTCAGCATTACAACAATTGAAGCAAATCTAGTATCAGCAACTTGGAGCAATTTTAATGGACTAAATTCATTAAACATTGCCAACCTCATTGAATGGTTCATAATAAAAACACGTATGAAAGATGCATCATCAGCAATACGTGTAATCCAACTACATTCCTCATATGTAACTTCATTCTTTTCAGTGTTTTTTGCTGCacaaatattcttcaaagcTAGATTGAGAGTGTGGACAACACAGggtgtccaaaatattttaggataCTCACCTTCAATAAGAGGTCCAGCAAATttcatcacattagcattatcaGTGATGACTTGGACAACTTTTTCATGTCCAATCTCTTTTATAGCATCCTTCAACACCCCAGCAATATAATGCTTGTCTTTGAACTCACCTGACCCATCAATTGCCTTTACAAACACCGGACCCCCATCTGATACAgccataatattaataagaggCCTTCTTTGTGGATCTGACCATCCATCAGAAACTATGCTTACACCATTTTCAAGCCAAGAATCCTTAATTGGTTTCAAGAGTCTTTCAACATGAgctctttctttttgcaaaagTGTTGTTCTTAAGGCATTGTATCCAGGAGGAACATAACCTGGGATGTTATGGGTAGCAGCATATGCATAGGAATTACGATAATATGGGTTCCTTGCAAAGTTAAATGGAAGCCCACCAGTGTAAAACATCCTAGCAATTCTACTATCCAATTCATATCTAGTAGTATTCTGGAATGCTTTCTCAATAGGAGAAATCCCAGCCACCTTCCTCCTCTTACCATCAATCGGATTTGTACTATCACTCCCTTCCTGTCTCCGAAATGGGGAAATAGGTATAGGCCCACGGCCTGGGATAGGTGGGGGTAAGGGAATTCGACTTCTCTGTTCACTCTCTAACTTATCCTTCTCAACTTGATCATGCATTCGCTGCATTTCCAACCTATGGCTCGGTGTCACATTAGGACATGCTTTAATACctttattagaaatttttaataaatgagcCTTAACCCTAGAATAGGATCCCAAATAAACCACACCACAATAATTGCACTTAAAGTATGTGTTTCCCCCTTTTTTAACGGTAGCACCCGGTGGTTTTTCTACTTTGGTCACATACTGCCAAAGAGGACATTCAGCATTTGGCACTTCTTGAGATGAAGTTTCTGTGCTAGCAACTTCATCCATTGCAAATTCAATAAATTCAatttaacctacaaataataactattaagtattaagtattaactaaataaattaataataaattaaacccAAGTTCATTCACAAAACATATTCacaaaacaaattcacaatGAGTAATAAGTACTAACTTAACTAAGATAAAATCAGTCTCACAAATCAGTCTAAGATTGAAAACTAAGAGTCTAAGATTCACAAATCAGTCTCAcaaattcacaaatcacaaatcattgAAATCAAAGATCAAACTAAGATTAAAAGGTACCTGAGTTAAGAATGCGTGAGAGAGAGTTGAAGAAAGAATGAGCTGAAGAACAAAGTCACAGCAACCAGCCAAGCAGAGAGCCAGAGACAGAGGCAGAGTCGCAGAGATCAGAGCAAGAGAGAGTGAGACGGAATGAGAGAGAGGTAGTGATCAGAGAACTAATGAAAAAGAGGCAGAGAGCTAATGAGAATGAGAAACGAGTGAGTAGGGTTTAGTATTTAGATTAAACGGTGCGttctgtgtgtttttttttttttttttttttaatttcggCCGTTTCGGCCGATATCTGCCGATACGGCCCGAGTCGGCCTGATTCAGCCCGAATCGGCCCGAGTCGGAGCCGCATCGGCGCGAGTCGGCTGAGATCTCGAGCCTGCCACGTGGCAGGACTCGGTCGGACGCGGCCGGACGCGCGGGCAACGGCGTCCCTCGCGCGTCGCCGCGTCCGGCCGCGTCCGACGCGGGTGCGGCACCTCCGGTGCCGCGTCCGTGCTTCATAGATGTGGATACGAGTATTAATTAATGAGTAGTTGTGGAGCCTTTATTAATTGCCCTGTTCAGATGAAGCAGAGggtaaaaagttaaaagaaaggatggaaaacaaaactttgaaaagagagaagggagaaAGTATGGCATGCCAAGGAGGGAGTAGCTTAGTACAAAGATTCTATGCTGAGAAAGGAGAAGTAACAGAGTTGTGTGAACCAATGCAGTGGTGTTCCAGCTAGGGAATTaatgagagaaaaacaaaactataCGACTATGCAAGTTGTGCAGACTGAGAAGAGTAGAGATTGAACAGGGAAGCAACCAGAGATGTTTCATAAACACGTTAAAGATGTGATGTGAGAAGCTGATGATGCAGATgaaaacaaaacttttgtcAAATGCTTATATAGAAAACTAGGCCATTAATTTTAACATGTAAATGCAAATGCAAACAAAACTTTTTCTGCCAAAAAAAGTGGTCAAGGGGTCACAGAACCAGATGCAGAGCGAAATGCTCCAAGGTACTAGACTCAACTCAAGCcaaatttcttctcaaaaaaaaaaaaaaactcaagccAAATTATTCTTCAGCTGGCTGCATTGAGCAAAGTGGGAAAAATATCCCACATAAAGTTATCTCTGAATTAAGAGAAAGTCACAATGTAATGATTATGTGAAGCTGTAAATACGATGAAGATTAAGATTAAACTCAACTAGGTCGGGCCATAGGAACAACACTGTGGAAGTAAAAGAGCATTTAGCAGTTAACTCTTTTGTGTGTCTCAAATCTCAACAATAATAGTCCCAATATCACCATTTGATCATATATTCAAAGTTATACTtcgatggaaaaaaaaaaaaattacaattccaaatgcaatatatatatatatatatataattatgcaAAATATCGAAAATATTCAAAGTTGTCTTGGATGGAGGAAAATTACAATTCCATTGCAatgttattaacttattatgtAAAATCTTTCCCCCTATGCTAGCTAAAGTAATTCTATGACACTAATATAAATTAGGGTCTCTTTGATTCAATTAGGACCATAGTTTCTGaattttttacacaaatttaaatcaataaaatgaagttttacaatCATTAACTCAAATCCATTGTCAAACATCACTCAACGGAACAGGTCAATATAATATTTCAC
This genomic window contains:
- the LOC115967205 gene encoding uncharacterized protein LOC115967205 yields the protein MEENESFDEFYTKLKNIVELDGCHLKGKFGGHILSATAKDGNENIFPVALGIVEQENKDSWVWFLQTFADDIRRLDELNLVFISDRGLELKATLWRCVAATTIKEFEKRMQDMKDLDKKAWDYLADIQPTQWTKSHFTSRAISDCYVNNLSESFNSIILEARDKPIIVMLEWIRIKLMTCCFIYEVDNEYKRNVVNLTKKCSIYKNLERLEDYVHVCYIKDAYVAAYKEMITPLPGQDEWIETDQRTPVASIVYKPPGRPPMKRKKDTDELNNPYKVSRSNRPIKCGFCHKEGHNSKRCKGQEGHGTSTDQLSHGATSIPQPTNQPPRQPPRRFARQPS
- the LOC115967207 gene encoding uncharacterized protein LOC115967207 translates to MDEVASTETSSQEVPNAECPLWQYVTKVEKPPGATVKKGGNTYFKCNYCGVVYLGSYSRVKAHLLKISNKGIKACPNVTPSHRLEMQRMHDQVEKDKLESEQRSRIPLPPPIPGRGPIPISPFRRQEGSDSTNPIDGKRRKVAGISPIEKAFQNTTRYELDSRIARMFYTGGLPFNFARNPYYRNSYAYAATHNIPGYVPPGYNALRTTLLQKERAHVERLLKPIKDSWLENGVSIVSDGWSDPQRRPLINIMAVSDGGPVFVKAIDGSGEFKDKHYIAGVLKDAIKEIGHEKVVQVITDNANVMKFAGPLIEGEYPKIFWTPCVVHTLNLALKNICAAKNTEKNEVTYEECSWITRIADDASFIRVFIMNHSMRLAMFNEFSPLKLLQVADTRFASIVVMLKRLKLIKRCLQAMAISEQWASYREDDVGKAVKVKDMILSDLWWDKVDYILEFTAPIYDMLRVADTDKPCLHLVYEMWDSMIEKVKTAIYRHEGLEDDEYSSFWSVVYDILID